Within Limnohabitans sp. 2KL-27, the genomic segment AAGGCCACGCGCCGGCTCATGCCACCAGAAATCTCGGAAGGCCTCATGTCCCTCGCACCGCGCAAGCCCACCGCATCGAGCTTCATCAGCACGATGTCGCGGATCAGGTCTTCGGACAAGTGGGTGTGTTCGCGCAAGGGAAAGGCCACGTTGTCGAACACACTCATGTCGGTGAACAACGCACCGAACTGGAACAGCATGCCCATGCGACGTCGTGCCGCATACAACTCGGGTTGGCGCATGGGGGTGATGTCCTCGCCATCGAACAAGAGCTGCCCATGGCTGGCCCGGATTTGCCCACCAATGAGGCGCAGCACCGTGGTCTTGCCGCCCCCCGATACGCCCATCAAGGCCGTGACTTGTCCTCGCGGCACATTGAAGCTCAGATGCTTCAAGATGACACGGTCGCCGTACCCGAAAGTCAGGTCGCGCAGTTCAACAAGTGGCGGTGGTGTGGATGTGGCGTTCATGAAAGACAAGAGCCGGATGGATCCGGCTCTTGTGGTGCTAACTCACCCGGATCGGCGCTGTGCCGTCCTTCGGGTTTAAGGGATTTTACCTACAACCGGACCCGCTCAGCGTGGCAGATCGCTTTTCCCCATCAAGAATTCGTCCACGGCGCGGGCTGCTTGACGGCCTTCGCGGATGGCCCACACCACCAAGGACTGACCCCGGCGCATGTCGCCTGCGGCAAAGACCTTGGCCACGTTGGTGGCATAGCCCCCCGTGAAGTCGGTGCTGGCCTTGGCGTTGCCACGGGCGTCCTTGTCAATGCCAAAGGCGTCGAGCACCGTGGCGACCGGGTTGGTGAAGCCCATGGCCAGCAAGACCATGTCGGCTTTGTATGCCTTCTCGGTGCCGGGCACTTCAACCATCTTGCCGTCTTTGAACTCGACGTGCACGGTTTTCAGACCGGTGACTTTGCCCTTTTCGCCCATGAACTCCTTGGTGGAGATGGCGAACTCGCGCTGGAGCAGACCTTTTTCGGCGCTTTCGTCGTGGCTGGAGCTGGTGCGCAGCTTCATGGGCCAGTAGGGCCAGATCATCGCCTTGTTTTCTTTTTCGGGCGGCTCGGGCATCACCTCGAATTGGGTCACGCTCACGGCGCCATGGCGTGTGCTGGTGCCCACGCAGTCGCTGCCGGTGTCGCCGCCACCGATCACGATGACGTTTTTGCCGTCAGCGCGCAGCTGGCCTTTGAGCTTGTCGCCCGCGTTGACCTTGTTTTGCTGGGGCAGGAATTCCATCGCGAAATGGATGCCGTCGAGGTCACGGCCTGGCACAGGCAGGTCACGCGACTGCTCGGAGCCGCCTGTGAGCAGCACCGCGTCAAAGTCTTTTTGGAGCTGCTCGGCGCTGATGGTTTCCTTGGCCCAGTTGGTGACCTTGGAGTCCTTGGGCCATTCACCCACCAGCACGCTGGTGCGGATCTTCACGCCTTCGGCTTCGAGCTGCTGCACGCGCCGGTCAATGTGCGTCTTTTCCATCTTGAAGTCGGGGATGCCGTAACGCAGCAAGCCACCCACGCGGTCGTTCTTTTCGAACAAGGTCACATCGTGGCCGGCGCGTGCCAGCTGCTGTGCGGCAGCCAGGCCAGCGGGGCCCGCGCCAATCACAGCCACGGTCTTGCCGGTCTTGACTTTGGCAGGGCGGGGCGTGACCCAGCCTTCGGCCCAAGCGCGGTCGATGATGGCGTGCTCGATCGACTTGATGCCGACGGCGTCGTCGTTGAAGTTGACCACGCAAGCGGCCTCGCACGGTGCGGGGCAGATGCGGCCGGTGAACTCGGGGAAGTTGTTGGTGCTGTGCAGCACCTCGATCGCGTTCTTCCAGTCGCCTTCAAACACCAGATTGTTGAAATCGGGAATGATGTTGTTGACCGGGCAGCCGTTGTTGCAAAACGGCGTGCCGCAGTCCATGCAACGCGCTGCTTGTGTTTTCGACTGCTCGGGCGTCAGTCCGATCACGAACTCGTTGTAGTTCTTCAAGCGCTCGACCACCGGCTTGTAGCCTTCTTCGATGCGCTCGAATTCCATGAAACCTGTGATTTTTCCCATGATGTTTCCTTAGATTCTTGACGTGGGGCTCAGGCGGCAACGGGCTGAGCAGCTTTGGCCGCCTTGCGTGCGTTGATCTCGCCCAGAGCGCGCTTGTATTCGTTGGGGAACACCTTCACGAATTTGGCGCGGGCGGTGGCCCAGTTGTCCAGCAACTCACGGGCACGCTGGCTGCCAGTCCATTTGTGGTGGTCTTCCAGCAGTTTCTTCAGCTGCGCTTCGTCGGCCTGATCGCGGTGCCAAACCTTGCGGTCCACTTGCGCTTCCTGCTCGGCCACAGTCAGTACTTTTTCCATGCTGACCATGGCGGTGTTGCAGCGTGAAGCGAATTCACCGTCTTCGTCGTACACATAAGCGATGCCGCCGCTCATGCCGGCGCCGAAGTTGCGGCCGGTCTTGCCCAAGACCGCGACAGTGCCGCCGGTCATGTATTCGCAGCCGTGGTCGCCTGTGCCCTCAACCACCGCTGTGGCCCCGGACAGACGCACGGCAAAACGCTCACCGGCCACGCCCGCAAAGAAGGCTTCACCTGTGGTCGCGCCGTACATGACGGTGTTGCCCACGATGATGTTTTGCGAGGCCACGCCACGGAACTCCAAGCTCGGGCGCACCACGACGCGGCCACCGGACAAGCCTTTGCCGGTGTAGTCGTTGGCTTCGCCGATCAGGTACAGCGTGATGCCCTTGGCCAAGAATGCACCGAAGGACTGGCCGCCTGTGCCTTCCAGTTGGATGCGCAAGGTGTCGTCAGGCAAGCCTTCGGGATGCACCTTGGTCACGGCACCGGACAACATGGCACCGACCGAGCGGTTCACGTTGCGCGCGACTTCCATGAACTGAACTTTTTCGCCCTTGTCGATGGCGGCGCGGCTCTTGGCGATCAGCACATTGTCCAGGGCCTTTTCAAGGCCATGGTCTTGTGTGTCCACATGGCGCACGGCCACGGTGGAGGCCACTTGCGGCACGGCCAGCAGGCGGCCAAAATCCAGACCCTTGGCCTTCCAGTGTTCCACACCGCTCTTCATGTCGAGCAGATCGGCGCGGCCCACCAGATCGTCAAACTTGGCGATGCCCAACTGGGCCATGATCTGGCGCACTTCTTCGGCGATGAAGAAGAAGTAGTTCACGACGTGCTCGGGCTTGCCGGTGAATTTGGCGCGCAGGACCGGGTCTTGTGTGGCCACGCCCACGGGGCAGGTGTTGAGGTGGCACTTGCGCATCATGATGCAGCCCTCGACCACCAGCGGTGCGGTGGCGAAGCCGAATTCGTCAGCACCCAACAAAGCGCCAATCGCCACGTCGCGTCCGGTCTTCATCTGACCGTCGGCCTGCACGCGGATGCGACCGCGCAAACCGTTCAGCACCAGGGTCTGCTGGGTCTCGGCCAGACCGATTTCCCAAGGCGAGCCCGCGTGCTTGACGGACGACCAAGGCGATGCGCCCGTGCCGCCGTCGTGTCCCGCGATCACCACATGGTCGGCCTTGCACTTGGCAACGCCTGCTGCAATCGTACCGACGCCGATTTCGGACACCAACTTGACGCTGATGTCACTGTGCGGCGCCACATTCTTCAGGTCGTGGATCAGCTGGGCCAAGTCCTCGATCGAGTAGATGTCGTGGTGAGGCGGTGGCGAGATCAAACCGACGCCTGGCACCGAGTGGCGCAGCTTGCCGATGTAGTCGGACACTTTGCCGCCGGGCAACTGACCGCCTTCACCGGGCTTGGCACCCTGGGCCATCTTGATCTGGATCTGGTCTGCGCTCGACAGGTATTCGGCTGTGACACCAAAACGGCCAGACGCGACTTGCTTGATGCGTGAGCGCAGCGAGTCACCGGCTTGCAAAGGCAAATCGACTTCGACGTTTTCTTCGCCGATCACACTTTTGAGCGAATCGCCCAGCTTGATCGGGATGCCCTTGAGTTCGTTGCGGTAACGGGCCGAATCTTCGCCGCCTTCGCCGGTGTTGCTCTTGCCGCCAATGCGGTTCATGGCCACGGCCAAGGTGGCGTGTGCCTCGGTGGATATCGAGCCCAGCGACATCGCACCCGTGGCGAATCGCTTGACGATGTCGGCCGCCGGCTCGACCTGCTCGAGCGGGATGGCTTTGGACGGATCGATCTTGAAC encodes:
- a CDS encoding glutamate synthase subunit beta; amino-acid sequence: MGKITGFMEFERIEEGYKPVVERLKNYNEFVIGLTPEQSKTQAARCMDCGTPFCNNGCPVNNIIPDFNNLVFEGDWKNAIEVLHSTNNFPEFTGRICPAPCEAACVVNFNDDAVGIKSIEHAIIDRAWAEGWVTPRPAKVKTGKTVAVIGAGPAGLAAAQQLARAGHDVTLFEKNDRVGGLLRYGIPDFKMEKTHIDRRVQQLEAEGVKIRTSVLVGEWPKDSKVTNWAKETISAEQLQKDFDAVLLTGGSEQSRDLPVPGRDLDGIHFAMEFLPQQNKVNAGDKLKGQLRADGKNVIVIGGGDTGSDCVGTSTRHGAVSVTQFEVMPEPPEKENKAMIWPYWPMKLRTSSSHDESAEKGLLQREFAISTKEFMGEKGKVTGLKTVHVEFKDGKMVEVPGTEKAYKADMVLLAMGFTNPVATVLDAFGIDKDARGNAKASTDFTGGYATNVAKVFAAGDMRRGQSLVVWAIREGRQAARAVDEFLMGKSDLPR
- a CDS encoding ABC transporter ATP-binding protein, with translation MNATSTPPPLVELRDLTFGYGDRVILKHLSFNVPRGQVTALMGVSGGGKTTVLRLIGGQIRASHGQLLFDGEDITPMRQPELYAARRRMGMLFQFGALFTDMSVFDNVAFPLREHTHLSEDLIRDIVLMKLDAVGLRGARDMRPSEISGGMSRRVALARAIALDPDLIMYDEPFAGLDPISLGTAARLIRRLNDSLGITSVVVSHDVNETFEIADHVVILANGGVAAQGTPAELRASTDPLIHQFVHALSDGPVPFHYPAPTAAQDYGRRSA